Genomic window (Gemmatimonadota bacterium):
CAACGCGCCGCCTGGGGGGCACTACTCCCCGGGCGTGGTGCACAACGGATTGGTGTACGTGTCGGGGCAGTTGCCCATCAAGCCGGGGCGCGCCGAGCACGTGGTGGGGAGCATCGAGGAGCAGACCGAGCAGACCCTCCGGAACGTGCAGGCGGTTCTTCAGGCCGCTGGCTCAGACCTCGATCGCGTGCTGCAGATGACGATTTACGTCAGCGATGGCGAGTTGTGGGCGGCCGTGAATGCGACGTATGCGCGGGTCATGGGAAGCCATCACCCCGCACGGGCGGTCGTGCCGGTGAAGGACCTGCACTACGGGTACCAAATTGAGATTCAGGCGATCGCGGCGGTGGGGTAGGATGGGCGGCCGCCTCCGACGTGTGGTGCTCACAGATGAAGCACGGGCAGTACGTGGGGCACGCGCAGTACGCGCGGCACGCACGTCGACGTATTCGCGTTTCGTGTTGCCCAGGCCTCGTGCGTCCCGTGCGTAATGTCCTTGATCCCTGGTGACTGGAAATGACGCTTCGACTTCGTGCCCTTCTGCTCGGCGCCGCGGCCATGACCGCGACGCTTCCCGCGCAAGTGTCCTTCACGCTGCGCGAGGAGATGATCCCGATGCGCGACGGGGTCCGCCTGTACACGCGGATCTTCGTCCCGTCCGCCGCGCCTGCGCCCCTGCCGTTCATGCTCATTCGTACGCCCTATGGCATTGGGGGGTCGAGTGCCGCTTCGATCAACGCCGGGATGGGGTTCATGGCGAAGGATGGCTACATCTTTGTGTATCAGGATGCGCGCGGGAAGTTCAAGTCCGAGGGTGAGTTCGTGATGCTGCGCCAGCCGCGCGCGAATCCCAACGATCCGAAGGCCATTGATGAGTCGACGGACGCATACGACACCGTGGCCTGGTTGCTGGCCAATGTTCCCAACAACAACGGGCGTGCCGGAATGACCGGTGTCTCGTACCCGGGGTGGCTGACCGCGATGGCCATGCTCGAGCCGCACCCGGCGCTCAAGGCGGTGTCGCCGCAGGCGTCGCCGTCCGACATGTGGCTCGGGGACGATTTTCACCACAATGGGGCCTTTCGCCTCTCCTACGGCTTTGAGTACGCCGTGATGATGGAGAGTGGGAAGGGAGCAACCCCGTTCAAGTTCGACACGTACGACACCTACGACTGGTACTTGCGCCTGGGCACGCTGGCGAACGTCAACCAGAAGTTGCTCAAGGGACAGATCCCCACCTGGAACGACTTCTCGCAGCGGCCGGACTACGACGCCTTCTGGCAGCGGCAGGGCATGAAGCCCTGGTTGAAGCGCGTGACGGTACCCAACCTCAACGTCGCGGGCTGGTGGGATCAGGAGGATTTTTACGGCCCGATCACCATCTACCGTGAGTTGGAGCCGCATGATCGAGGCAACCAGAACTGGCTGGTCGTCGGTCCCTGGAATCACGGCGGGTGGATGCGTGGCGAGGGCAAGTCGCTTGGCCCGATCCAGTTCGACCTGCCCACCGCGCAGTTCTTTCGCGACTCGGTGATGGCGCCGTTCTTTCGGCACTACCTGCATGATGGGCCGAACCCCCGTCTCGCCGAGGCGCTGGTCTTCGAAGCGGGCGCCAATCGCTGGCGACGCTACGACAGCTGGCCGCCAAAGGTGGGCAACTCCAATCGTTCCTTCTACTTCAGGGAGGGCGGGCGCCTCTCCACCGATGCGCCTACGGCAAGCGGGCCCACCCAGTTTGACAGCTACGTCTCCGACCCAAAAAAGCCGGTGCCGTACCGCCAACGCCCGATCCCGGCCACGTTCGGCGGGGCACCGGGGTGGTCGACCTGGCTCACCGACGACCAACGCTTTGTGGCATCGCGTCCCGATGTCGCGGTCTGGGACACCCCGGTACTTACCGAAGACCTCACGATCGCCGGGGACATTGCCGTCACCCTGCACGCGGCGACGACCGGCTCCGACGCGGACTGGGTCGTCAAGCTGATCGACGTGTATCCGGACACGGGGATGGCTGATCCGAAGATGAACGGGTATCAGCTGATGGTGGCGAACGAGGTCTTCCGCGGTCGCTATCGCAAGAGCTTCTCGAAGCCCGAGCCAATCGTGCCCAACAAGGTCACGGACTTCACGGTCGACCTCCACACCCAGGCCTACACGTTCAAGAAGGGCCACCGCGTCATGGTGCACGTGCAGTCGTCGTGGTTCCCTGTGATTGATCGCAACCCGCAGAAGTTCGTCCCGAATATTTTTGAGGCACGGGAGTCCGACTTCGTGGCCGCGACACACCGGGTGTACCGCTCGAAGCAATTTCCGTCGAAGATCGTCCTTCCCGTGGTGAGCGGCGCCGTGCAGTAGCCGTCGGCGTTGCGCCGTCCTTCTCGTTAGTTTCTCCCGTCGCACACTCCCAGACCAATGCCCACTTACACGCACCTCAAGCCACCCGCCTCGGGTGACACGATCACCATGAAGGACGGTGTCCTCTCCGTTCCTGACCAGCCGGTGATTCCGTTCATCGAGGGCGATGGCACCGGCCCGGACATCTGGCGCGCCTCGCAGCGTGTGTTCGATGCCGCGGTCGACCGGGCATACGGCGGCAAGCGGAAGCTGGTCTGGTTCGAGGTGCTTGCCGGCGACAAGGCCAAGGCGGCCGTCGATACGTACATGCCGGACGATACCCTGGCCGCGATCTCGCACCACCTCGTGGCGATCAAGGGGCCGCTCGGGACGCCGGTGGGCGGCGGCATTCGCTCGCTCAACGTCGCGTTGCGTCAGCAGCTCGACCTCTATGCGTGCGTCCGGCCGGTGCGCTGGTTCGAGGGAGTGCCCTCGCCGGTCAAGCGTCCCCAGGACGTCAACATGACCATCTTCCGCGAGAACACGGAAGACATCTACGCGGGGATCGAGTGGGTGTCCGGCACCCCGGAGGCGCAGAAGCTCATCCACTTCCTGCAGACCGAGATGGGGGTGAAGAAGATCCGCTTCCCCGAAACCAGCGGGATCGGTATCAAGCCGATTTCGTCGGAAGGGACCAAGCGCCTGGTGCGCTCGGCGATCCGGTACGCCAAGCAGTACGGCGTCTCCTCGGTCACGCTGGTCCACAAGGGCAACATCATGAAGTACACCGAGGGGGCCTTCCGCGACTGGGGGTACGAGTGCGCGAAGGAGGAGTTCGGTGGCGTGGAGTTGGATGGCGGGCCGTGGCTCAAGCTGCCCGATGGCATCGTGATCAAGGACGTCATCGCCGACGCCTTCCTCCAGCAGATCCTCACGCGCCCGACCGAGTACGGGGTGATCGCGACCCCCAACCTTAATGGGGACTACATCTCCGATGCGCTCGCGGCGCAGGTCGGCGGGATCGGCATCGCCCCGGGGGCGAACATCAACTACCTCACCGGGCACGCGGTGTTCGAGGCCACGCACGGCACGGCACCCAAGTACGCGAACCAGGACAAGGTGAATCCCGGGTCCGTGATCCTCTCCGGTGAGATGATGTTCCGCTACATGGGATGGAACGAGGCGGCGGACCTGATCATCAGTTCGCTCGACAAGACCATCGGCCAGAAGAAGGTCACCTACGACTTCGAGCGGATGATGCAGGGCGCCACCCTGATGAGCTGCAGCGGGTTTGGCGAGGCCATGGTCGCCAACATGTGACGTCGGCCCACGCGTGATGACCACACCATACGACCTCACGGGGCAGGTGGCCCTGGTGACCGGGGGCACCCGGGGCATCGGGCGTGCCACCTGCATGGCCTTGGGCCGGCAGGGCGCGCGTGTCGTGGTCTCGTCGCGCAAGGCAGCGGCCGTGGAGGAGACGGTCGCGTCGCTCCGGGCGGCTGGGTATCAGGCAGACGGTATTCCCGCCAACGTGGGGCGGCTCGAGGACGCGCACGCCCTCGCGGACCAGGCACTCGCCCAGCATGGGCGGGTGGACATCCTGGTGAACAACGCGGCCACGAACCCCGTGTTCGGGGCGGTCGAGGACACCTCGCCGGAGGCGTTTGCCAAGATCATGGACGTCAATGTCCGGGGGCCGTTCGAGCTGGCCAAACGCCTGTTGCCGGCGATGAAGTCCGGTGGTCGTGGGGCGATCGTGAACATGTCCAGCATCGGTGGACTCGCCCCCGAGCGAGGGCTCGGGATCTACAGCGTGAGCAAGGCGGCCATCATTTCGCTCACCCAGGTCATGGCCAAGGAGTGGGGGAAGTACGGCGTGCGCGTCAACGCCATCTGTCCAGGGTTCATCAAGACCGACTTCTCCCAGGTGCTGTGGTCCAATGACGCGGTGATGGGCGAGGTCCTGGCCAACCAGCCGATCGCCCGACTGGGGACACCAGAGGACATCGCGGAACTCGCAGTATTCCTGGCATCACCCGCCGCGGGGTTCGTCACGGGCGGGGTGTACCTGGCTGACGGCGGCTACCTGCTCTAGGGCGACGTCAACGGCGCGCCCCTTCGCCGGGGCACGTCGCTTCC
Coding sequences:
- the icd gene encoding NADP-dependent isocitrate dehydrogenase → MPTYTHLKPPASGDTITMKDGVLSVPDQPVIPFIEGDGTGPDIWRASQRVFDAAVDRAYGGKRKLVWFEVLAGDKAKAAVDTYMPDDTLAAISHHLVAIKGPLGTPVGGGIRSLNVALRQQLDLYACVRPVRWFEGVPSPVKRPQDVNMTIFRENTEDIYAGIEWVSGTPEAQKLIHFLQTEMGVKKIRFPETSGIGIKPISSEGTKRLVRSAIRYAKQYGVSSVTLVHKGNIMKYTEGAFRDWGYECAKEEFGGVELDGGPWLKLPDGIVIKDVIADAFLQQILTRPTEYGVIATPNLNGDYISDALAAQVGGIGIAPGANINYLTGHAVFEATHGTAPKYANQDKVNPGSVILSGEMMFRYMGWNEAADLIISSLDKTIGQKKVTYDFERMMQGATLMSCSGFGEAMVANM
- a CDS encoding RidA family protein, which gives rise to MEFIVPGNAPPGGHYSPGVVHNGLVYVSGQLPIKPGRAEHVVGSIEEQTEQTLRNVQAVLQAAGSDLDRVLQMTIYVSDGELWAAVNATYARVMGSHHPARAVVPVKDLHYGYQIEIQAIAAVG
- a CDS encoding CocE/NonD family hydrolase; the protein is MTLRLRALLLGAAAMTATLPAQVSFTLREEMIPMRDGVRLYTRIFVPSAAPAPLPFMLIRTPYGIGGSSAASINAGMGFMAKDGYIFVYQDARGKFKSEGEFVMLRQPRANPNDPKAIDESTDAYDTVAWLLANVPNNNGRAGMTGVSYPGWLTAMAMLEPHPALKAVSPQASPSDMWLGDDFHHNGAFRLSYGFEYAVMMESGKGATPFKFDTYDTYDWYLRLGTLANVNQKLLKGQIPTWNDFSQRPDYDAFWQRQGMKPWLKRVTVPNLNVAGWWDQEDFYGPITIYRELEPHDRGNQNWLVVGPWNHGGWMRGEGKSLGPIQFDLPTAQFFRDSVMAPFFRHYLHDGPNPRLAEALVFEAGANRWRRYDSWPPKVGNSNRSFYFREGGRLSTDAPTASGPTQFDSYVSDPKKPVPYRQRPIPATFGGAPGWSTWLTDDQRFVASRPDVAVWDTPVLTEDLTIAGDIAVTLHAATTGSDADWVVKLIDVYPDTGMADPKMNGYQLMVANEVFRGRYRKSFSKPEPIVPNKVTDFTVDLHTQAYTFKKGHRVMVHVQSSWFPVIDRNPQKFVPNIFEARESDFVAATHRVYRSKQFPSKIVLPVVSGAVQ
- a CDS encoding glucose 1-dehydrogenase, translating into MTTPYDLTGQVALVTGGTRGIGRATCMALGRQGARVVVSSRKAAAVEETVASLRAAGYQADGIPANVGRLEDAHALADQALAQHGRVDILVNNAATNPVFGAVEDTSPEAFAKIMDVNVRGPFELAKRLLPAMKSGGRGAIVNMSSIGGLAPERGLGIYSVSKAAIISLTQVMAKEWGKYGVRVNAICPGFIKTDFSQVLWSNDAVMGEVLANQPIARLGTPEDIAELAVFLASPAAGFVTGGVYLADGGYLL